A region of Vicia villosa cultivar HV-30 ecotype Madison, WI unplaced genomic scaffold, Vvil1.0 ctg.002403F_1_1, whole genome shotgun sequence DNA encodes the following proteins:
- the LOC131638750 gene encoding nuclear-pore anchor-like isoform X2, whose protein sequence is MPLFLSDEEFSRLSGDTTAVAAKADTFIRGLLNELDTVRAKADASDINAEQNCSLVEQKYLSLSAEFSKLESHASNLQSSLDQHLRDLSDAQAKNHQFQLQLVEKDREIERLRMEVSELHKSKRQLIELNEQKDLELSEKNTTIRSYLDKIVHSTENASHKEARLSELEAEMGRCRAACTRLEQEKEIVERQNAWLNEELTAKTNSFLELRRKHSESETDISSKLADVERQLSECSKSLQWNKDRVRELEMKLKSTQEELISAKDAAATNEEQLSTELSTVNKLNGLYKESSEELSRKAADLEGAIKAMESHLKQVEDDYKDRLEKEFSVRKQFEKEAADLKEKLEKCEAEIEASKNMNELSILPLRTFSTEPWLTSVVADITDEGNNAIVPKLPVGVSGTALAASLLRDGWSLAKMYAKYQEAVDALRHEQLGRKESEAILQRVLYELEEKAEAIEDERVEHEKMADAYSLMNQKLQNSLNENSYLEKTTLELKADLKRHERDYNLAQTEIDDLRKQVTVLLKECQDIQVRCGSFGNNINANATNIASRTSTNTEAENVISEHLLTFKDINGLVEQNVQLRSLVRSLSGQLENQEVEFKDKLEMELKKHTEEAASKVAAVLQRAEEQGQMIESLHASVAMYKRLYEEEHSLHLSHTHSTNALAAAAEVGRNNVKTSIESSQEAAKKSLEKAAERVRCLEDDLAKSRSEIIVLRSERDKMELEANFVRERLDSFMKEFDYQKAEAKGILARNVEFSQLVVDYQRKLRESSESLNAAEELSRRLSMELSALKNEKEVLSNAEKRASDEVRNLSERMYRLQATLGTIQSAEEVREEARVAERVKQEEHSKKLEREWAEAKKELQEERENVRRLTLDRDQTMKNSLRQVEDMSKELTNALGALASAESRAAVAEAKLSSIQKQMGSTKGKLVNMDSVGGPSSLSNDEVTAELQAAKEEIEKLKEEVHANKAHMLQYKSIAEVNEDALKQIESTHEDYKIEVDNTKKALEAELHSLREKVSELERESSLKSEEAVSATAGKEEALTSALAEIANLKEEILTKTSQISEMEVQMSGLKEHLDKEHQKWRSAQTNYERQVILQSETIQELTKTSELLASLQEEASKLRKLTDAQKSENNELKAKWEEEKARLEKSKYDAEKKYDEINEQNKILHSQLEAVHIQRAEKERNAAGISSGNSGDTFGDAGLQNVVNYLRRSKEIAETEVSLLKQEKLRLQSQLESALKAAESAHASLEAQREKSKSFMFTEEEFKSLQLQAREMNLLRESNMQLREENKHNFEECQKLRGLAEKARAEIENLENHLREREIELEGNKNEIETLKAEKEHLNHKVSELLERCKNVDAEDYDRVKKLVRDLQDKLKDRDAQIEETSKIISEKQESLSRLEQDLSNCKLELVDKEKRINEILKIEANLKQDVERNRKLLAHFKKKTDLLSREKEDLGKENQQLSKQLDEIKQQGKRSTSDTTGEQAMNQEKDTRIQILEKTLERVRAELNKEKEDKSMEKNKRLKSEKAIMDSYTNVEQEKKQFTNELERHKDALKRLFDEVEKLKIIVGNLPEGTNVAQLLSGSNVDDLSAPYISAVENFEKEAHAVIVEFGGRATLGDTSTVMDTSAAATGSVVHAQPPSIVPLAAPVTSSLPPKATGESEKRFALAKSSIETRKTARRLVRPRLVKPDEPQGDTEMSDVEGLGGNKPGPSSDTETQSNLASSSQPVARKRVAPSSTSELREESVASGEKGSDVVAPALKKSKGSESPEESGEEQPATNPEFTSSNPVAEESFESGELPQGQNEDVSEAQNDDEIAVGKDEESKDPLHLDGTSQEELEVENLDQSAQTKMISDEVQRDQTEADNQQSTLPLSSEAEEGELLPEAGDPEGASDAPNIENQESREATPELSPARGDDDALEAGEINSPEVSGDDKNDEGDLVEDAADGSDKLVDANEQTSVESGQVAEPASVASESNLQSSVAESSPSKLPVPKQVATSVPSETEEVKPTSPVSGTATTTTINLQERARERAQLRQAAQFSTTTRARGRAPRGRVVRGRGRRPPSNDA, encoded by the exons ATGCCGCTCTTCCTCTCCGACGAAGAGTTCTCCCGCCTCTCCGGCGACACCACCGCCGTAGCCGCAAAAGCCGACACCTTCATCCGCGGCCTCCTCAACGAACTCGACACCGTCCGCGCTAAAGCCGATGCCTCCGACATCAACGCTGAACAGAATTGCTCTCTCGTTGAGCAGAAGTATCTCTCCCTCTCTGCCGAGTTCTCCAAGCTCGAATCGCACGCTTCTAACCTCCAATCTTCCCTTGATCAACATCTTCGTGACCTCTCTGATGCACAAGCGAAgaatcaccaatttcaattacaATTG GTTGAGAAGGATAGAGAGATAGAGCGGTTAAGGATGGAGGTGAGCGAGCTGCACAAGTCAAAAAGGCAGTTGATTGAGTTGAATGAACAGAAGGATTTGGAGCTTAGTGAGAAGAACACAACCATCAGAAGCTATCTTGATAAGATT GTTCATTCGACAGAAAATGCTTCCCATAAGGAAGCACGCCTTAGTGAACTTGAGGCAGAAATGGGAAGATGCCGGGCTGCTTGCACTCGCCTTGAGCAG GAAAAGGAGATTGTTGAGCGGCAGAATGCTTGGCTTAATGAGGAGTTGACTGCTAAAACTAACAGTTTCTTAGAGCTGCGCAGAAAACATTCAGAATCAGAAACCGACATATCTTCTAAACTCGCAGAT GTTGAAAGACAGTTGAGTGAATGCTCTAAATCTCTGCAATGGAATAAGGATAGAGTAAGGGAGCTTGAAATGAAACTTAAATCTACGCAAGAG GAATTAATATCAGCTAAAGATGCTGCTGCAACCAACGAAGAGCAATTATCTACTGAACTTTCAACT GTCAATAAGCTGAACGGGCTTTACAAAGAGAGTTCCGAGGAATTGTCAAGAAAAGCAGCGGACCTAGAGGGTGCTATAAAAGCGATGGAG TCGCACCTAAAGCAAGTTGAAGATGATTACAAAGACAGACTCGAGAAGGAATTTTCTGTTAGAAAGCAGTTTGAAAAG GAGGCTGCTGATTTGAAAGAAAAGCTTGAGAAGTGTGAAGCAGAAATTGAGGCAAGCAAAAATATGAATGAACTAAGCATTCTTCCACTAAGAACCTTCTCCACTGAACC GTGGCTGACATCTGTTGTAGCTGATATTACGGATGAAGGCAATAATGCGATAGTCCCAAAACTCCCTGTTGGGGTTTCTGGAACAGCATTAGCTGCATCACTTTTGCGAGATGGGTGGAGT TTGGCGAAGATGTATGCAAAATACCAAGAGGCTGTTGATGCTTTGAGACACGAACAATTGGGAAGGAAGGAGTCAGAGGCAATTTTACAACGG GTTCTATATGAGTTGGAGGAGAAAGCCGAAGCCATAGAAGATGAGAGAG TGGAACATGAAAAAATGGCTGATGCATACTCTTTGATgaaccaaaaattgcaaaacTCCCTCAATGAAAATTCTTACTTGGAGAAAACCACCCTGGAACTAAAG GCTGACCTCAAAAGGCATGAACGTGATTATAATCTTGCTCAGACAGAAATTGACGACCTTCGAAAACAG GTGACAGTACTTTTGAAGGAATGCCAAGACATACAAGTTCGTTGTGGGTCTTTTGGTAATAATATTAATGCGAATGCAACTAATATTGCCTCAAGAACAAGTACAAACACTGAAGCTGAAAACGTCATATCAGAGCacctt TTAACCTTCAAGGACATAAATGGACTAGTTGAGCAGAATGTTCAACTCAGAAGTCTTGTACGCAGTCTCTCTGGACAACTTGAAAATCAGGAGGTGGAATTCAAG GACAAACTTGAAATGGAACTCAAAAAACATACTGAAGAAGCTGCTTCTAAAGTTGCGGCTGTTCTGCAGAGAGCGGAAGAGCAAGGACAGATGATTGAATCGCTTCATGCATCT GTTGCCATGTATAAGAGGTTGTATGAGGAGGAGCATAGTCTTCATTTATCTCACACCCATTCTACAAACGCTCTTGCAG CTGCTGCAGAAGTTGGAAGAAACAACGTCAAGACTTCAATTGAAAGTTCACAG GAAGCTGCTAAGAAGTCTCTTGAAAAAGCTGCAGAGCGTGTAAGATGTCTTGAGGATGATTTAGCAAAGTCTAG GAGCGAGATTATTGTATTACGATCAGAGCGTGACAAAATGGAACTAGAAGCAAATTTTGTTAGAGAACGGCTCGATAGCTTTATGAAGGAATTTGATTACCAG AAAGCTGAAGCAAAAGGCATTTTAGCAAGAAATGTGGAGTTTTCTCAGCTAGTTGTCGATTACCAAAGAAAATTGCGGGAGAGTTCAGAGTCATTGAATGCTGCTGAGGAGCTCTCTCGGAGACTTTCTATGGAG TTGTCGGCTTTAAAGAATGAAAAGGAAGTCTTATCAAATGCTGAAAAGAGAGCATCTGATGAGGTTCGCAATTTATCTGAAAGGATGTACCGCTTGCAG GCTACATTGGGTACCATACAGAGTGCTGAAGAAGTTCGAGAG GAAGCAAGAGTTGCGGAGAGggtaaaacaagaagaacattcaAAGAAATTGGAG AGGGAATGGGCTGAAGCCAAGAAAGAGTTAcaggaagagagagaaaatgtgcGAAGACTTACGCTTGATCGGGACCAGACCATGAAAAATTCTCTGAGACAGGTTGAGGATATGAGCAAAGAGTTAACTAATGCACTGGGTGCACTTGCATCTGCAGAATCCCGGGCTGCTGTGGCTGAG GCAAAACTCTCAAGTATTCAGAAACAAATGGGTTCCACAAAGGGGAag CTTGTCAATATGGATTCAGTGGGCGGTCCTTCCAGTTTATCTAATGACGAG GTTACTGCTGAATTGCAAGCAGCAAAAGAAGAGATTGAGAAACTGAAAGAAGAAGTCCATGCTAACAAGGCGCACATGCTGCAG TATAAGAGCATTGCCGAGGTGAATgaagatgcattgaaacaaatagAAAGTACACATGAGGACTACAAGATAGAG GTTGACAATACAAAGAAAGCTCTAGAAGCTGAACTTCATTCACTTAGAGAGAAGGTTTCAGAGCTTGAAAGAGAATCTAGTTTGAAATCTGAAGAGGCGGTATCTGCAACTGCTGGAAAGGAAGAGGCTCTGACATCTGCTTTGGCTGAGATAGCAAATCTTAAAGAAGAAATTTTAACCAAAAC TTCTCAAATTTCAGAGATGGAAGTTCAGATGTCTGGTTTAAAGGAACACCTGGACAAGGAGCATCAGAAATGGCGTTCTGCTCAAACGAATTATGAAAGACAA GTTATTCTCCAGTCTGAGACTATTCAGGAGTTGACTAAAACATCTGAATTGCTAGCCTCATTGCAGGAGGAGGCATCTAAATTGCGTAAATTAACTGATGCTCAGAAAAGTGAAAAT AATGAACTAAAGGCTAAGTGGGAAGAGGAAAAGGCAAGACTTGAGAAGTCTAAGTACGATGCTGAGAAAAAATACGATGAAATTAATGAGCAG AATAAAATCCTACATAGCCAACTGGAGGCGGTGCATATTCAACGGGCTGAGAAAGAGCGCAATGCTGCCGGTATTTCATCTGGAAATAGTGGTGATACATTTGGCGATGCTGGCCTTCAGAATGTTGTCAATTATCTCCGCCGTTCAAAAGAAATT GCAGAAACAGAAGTTTCATTGTTAAAACAGGAAAAGCTGAGATTACAGTCACAG CTTGAGAGTGCTCTGAAGGCAGCAGAATCTGCACATGCATCTCTAGAAGCTCAGCGtgaaaaatcaaaatcatttatgTTTACTGAAGAAGAATTCAAATCATTACAGCTTCAG GCCAGGGAAATGAACTTGCTTCGTGAGAGTAATATGCAGCTCAGGGAAGAAAATAAGCACAATTTTGAGGAGTGTCAG aAATTGCGTGGAttagcagaaaaggccagagctgAGATAGAGAATCTAGAGAATCATCTAAGGGAAAGAGAAATTGAGCTGGAAGGTAATAAAAATGAGATTGAAACACTAAAAGCGGAAAAGGAGCATCTCAACCACAAGGTTTCCGAG TTACTTGAAAGGTGTAAAAATGTTGACGCCGAAGATTATGATCGGGTAAAGAAACTTGTAAGAGATTTGCAG GATAAACTAAAGGACAGGGATGCCCAGATTGAGGAAACTAGCAAAATTATTTCTGAAAAGCAGGAATCTCTTTCACGTCTAGAGCAAGACCTTTCAAACTGCAAATTAGAGCTTGTGGATAAAGAGAAGAGAATTAACGAGATTCTTAAAATTGAG GCTAACCTAAAACAGGATGTGGAGAGGAATAGGAAACTGCTGGCCCACTTTAAG AAAAAGACTGATCTGTTATCAAGGGAGAAGGAAGATCTAGGGAAAGAGAATCAGCAGCTTTCTAAACAATTAGATGAAATTAAACAACAAG GGAAAAGGTCAACGAGTGATACAACTGGTGAACAAGCAATGAATCAAGAAAAGGACACCAGAATACAG ATTCTGGAAAAAACACTGGAGAGAGTGAGAGCTGAATTAAATAAGGAGAAGGAAGACAAATCTATGGAGAAAAATAAACGACTGAAAAGTGAGAAGGCCATAATGGACTCTTACACCAATGTTGAGCAG GAGAAAAAACAGTTTACTAATGAACTCGAGAGGCATAAGGATGCTCTAAAACGATTGTTTGATGAAGTCGAAAAGCTTAAGATTATTGTTGGCAATCTTCCCGAG GGAACCAATGTTGCTCAGCTTCTTTCCGGATCCAATGTAGATGACTTATCTGCTCCTTATATATCTGctgttgaaaattttgaaaaggaAGCTCATGCAGTAATTGTTGAGTTTGGTGGCCGTGCCACTCTTGGAGATACATCAACAGTTATGGATACTTCAGCAGCTGCTACAG GTTCTGTGGTCCATGCTCAACCCCCTAGCATAGTACCCTTGGCGGCCCCTGTAACAAGCAGCTTACCACCCAAGGCCACTGGTGAAAGTGAGAAAAGGTTTGCACTGGCAAAATCTAGTATTGAAACCCGTAAAACTGCCAGGAGGTTAGTCAGACCGCGACTAGTAAAACCAGATGAACCTCAGGGTGACACTGAAATGTCTGATGTTGAAGGACTTGGGGGCAACAAACCTGGACCTTCTAGTGACACAGAGACCCAAAGTAATTTAGCTTCATCATCTCAACCAGTGGCTCGGAAACGTGTTGCTCCCAGCTCAACATCTGAATTACGTGAAGAATCTGTCGCTTCTGGTGAGAAGGGTTCTGATGTAGTAGCGCCCGCATTAAAGAAATCCAAAGGATCAGAGTCTCCCGAAGAGAGCGGCGAAGAACAGCCTGCTACAAACCCTGAATTCACTAGCAGTAATCCAGTTGCTGAAGAATCATTTGAAAGTGGTGAGTTACCACAAGGCCAAAATGAGGATGTCAGTGAGGCTCAAAATGATGATGAGATTGCTGTTGGGAAGGATGAAGAATCCAAAGATCCATTACACTTGGATGGTACTAGTCAAGAGGAATTAGAAGTTGAGAATCTGGATCAATCAGCGCAAACAAAAATGATTTCTGATGAGGTGCAGAGGGATCAAACTGAGGCAGACAACCAGCAATCAACCTTACCTCTCAGTAGTGAGGCAGAAGAAGGTGAGTTGTTGCCAGAAGCCGGAGATCCTGAGGGTGCTTCTGATGCACCTAACATAGAAAACCAAGAATCTCGGGAAGCAACCCCTGAACTTTCTCCAGCTAGGGGTGATGACGATGCTTTAGAGGCCGGTGAGATTAATTCACCTGAAGTTTCTGGTGATGATAAGAATGATGAAGGTGACTTAGTAGAGGATGCCGCTGACGGTTCTGATAAATTAGTTGATGCCAATGAACAAACATCAGTTGAGAGTGGTCAGGTAGCTGAGCCTGCTTCTGTTGCAAGTGAGAGTAATTTGCAGAGCAGCGTTGCAGAGAGTAGTCCCTCTAAATTACCCGTTCCAAAGCAAGTGGCGACCAGTGTCCCCTCGGAAACCGAAGAGGTAAAGCCAACGTCACCAGTTAGTGGTACGGCAACTACAACCACCATCAATTTACAAGAGCGAGCTCGGGAAAGGGCTCAATTGAGACAAGCTGCACAGTTTTCCACCACAACAAGAGCTCGTGGAAGAGCTCCCCGTGGCCGGGTTGTTCGGGGTCGTGGACGCAGACCACCATCTAACGATGCATGA